In the genome of Chryseobacterium arthrosphaerae, one region contains:
- a CDS encoding phosphatidate cytidylyltransferase: MKPEDNKFADVPLRVKTWIYIIIVFALGISYPLAMAVFTAWIGLQSFFEFSKMFRIPSNPVISSICIGIAQFYLLFYLNIENYFLYSSIVGILVFVYFLILKSSARQLSGISIALLVCLFSFPHLYWIRNSLNGFNAIIFIVVVTELNDVFQYLMGKFFGKRKITPHISPNKTLEGLLGGIFLTIILSNILGFFLLKTDCVINSIVGICLGISGFLGDIFMSYLKRKTHVKDTGTLLPGHGGLLDRVDSLVFNAPLFFWILTLLIKN, translated from the coding sequence ATGAAGCCTGAAGACAACAAATTTGCTGACGTTCCTTTAAGAGTAAAAACATGGATCTACATCATTATTGTTTTTGCCCTGGGGATCTCATATCCGCTTGCCATGGCTGTTTTTACTGCCTGGATAGGATTACAGTCATTTTTTGAGTTTTCAAAAATGTTCAGGATTCCCTCCAATCCGGTTATTTCCTCAATATGCATCGGAATTGCACAGTTTTATCTGCTGTTTTATCTGAATATTGAAAATTACTTTTTATACAGTTCCATTGTAGGAATACTGGTCTTTGTTTACTTTTTAATCCTAAAATCTTCTGCAAGGCAATTGTCCGGAATATCCATAGCTTTATTGGTCTGTCTTTTTTCTTTTCCTCATTTATATTGGATTAGAAACTCTTTGAATGGTTTTAATGCTATCATTTTCATTGTTGTCGTGACAGAATTGAATGATGTTTTCCAGTACTTAATGGGCAAATTCTTCGGGAAACGTAAAATTACTCCCCATATAAGTCCCAACAAAACGCTGGAAGGGCTCTTGGGAGGAATTTTTCTTACTATTATTTTAAGTAATATTTTAGGATTTTTCCTGCTTAAGACAGATTGTGTCATCAATAGTATTGTAGGGATATGTCTTGGAATTTCAGGTTTCCTGGGAGATATTTTCATGTCTTATTTAAAAAGAAAAACGCATGTAAAAGATACCGGAACCCTTCTTCCCGGACATGGCGGATTACTGGATAGAGTGGACAGCCTGGTCTTCAATGCTCCTTTATTTTTCTGGATTTTAACGCTCCTGATAAAAAATTAA
- a CDS encoding patatin-like phospholipase family protein, with amino-acid sequence MNEKFKRAVIFSGGGTRLMIYLGIYAALDELGMKPDVLVASCGGSFAATVINAFPDHASRKEYMKSEEYFQFVSKTVLTRHKKLSEIGLFSLKKCFDKRKAPFIEDVFNRYIVEMPQNLSECFPSIKNTQFSKEIPTVIIGSELLFTPKESRQKRNEKKLFRKVIFTDSHTAAKIKAEHIAITFNSFKNSAVEKDSVIMTDFSILESTRASISDMFYVSPVFLRQSYFMGGVIDLVPVELARHISNEIITEKKQAYTPIEESLIRSVFGFSANERLKETNRIAADFQIDTTNIKQDLNGHYMEKGINWRKLELDFSFPKSYQQFVQDMEMQWQYGFDQTVKDFRKIKY; translated from the coding sequence ATGAATGAAAAATTTAAAAGAGCTGTTATTTTCTCAGGAGGCGGAACCAGATTAATGATTTATCTCGGGATTTATGCAGCATTGGATGAACTTGGGATGAAGCCGGATGTTCTTGTCGCTTCCTGTGGAGGTTCATTTGCAGCAACTGTTATCAATGCTTTTCCCGATCACGCTTCCCGGAAGGAATATATGAAGTCTGAAGAATATTTTCAATTTGTATCCAAAACAGTATTGACAAGGCATAAAAAGCTTTCTGAAATAGGTCTTTTTTCATTAAAAAAATGTTTTGACAAAAGAAAGGCACCATTTATTGAAGATGTTTTCAACCGCTATATTGTTGAGATGCCCCAAAATCTTTCCGAATGTTTCCCTTCCATAAAAAACACTCAGTTTTCCAAAGAAATCCCAACCGTTATTATTGGGTCTGAACTTCTTTTTACCCCAAAGGAATCCCGGCAGAAAAGAAATGAAAAAAAACTGTTCCGGAAAGTGATCTTCACAGATTCTCATACTGCTGCAAAAATAAAAGCAGAGCATATTGCCATTACTTTTAACAGTTTCAAGAACAGTGCTGTTGAAAAAGATTCCGTAATTATGACGGATTTTTCCATCCTTGAGAGCACAAGGGCTTCAATTTCCGATATGTTTTATGTAAGTCCCGTGTTTCTCCGTCAAAGTTATTTTATGGGAGGCGTTATTGATCTCGTTCCTGTGGAGTTGGCCAGGCATATTTCTAATGAAATCATTACAGAAAAAAAACAAGCTTACACTCCCATAGAAGAATCATTGATCCGTTCTGTCTTTGGTTTCAGTGCCAATGAAAGGCTTAAGGAAACAAACCGGATTGCAGCCGACTTTCAGATTGACACCACCAACATTAAGCAGGATCTGAATGGTCATTATATGGAAAAAGGCATCAACTGGAGAAAACTTGAGCTTGATTTTTCATTTCCGAAAAGTTATCAGCAATTTGTACAGGATATGGAAATGCAGTGGCAGTATGGTTTTGATCAGACGGTGAAAGATTTCCGAAAGATTAAGTATTGA
- a CDS encoding right-handed parallel beta-helix repeat-containing protein, which translates to MIYTEDFFAQGNTYPNDDKVQLVDSYTYETVIYTKTSVGIPSSGNGDGAIYRKKGNDFYKRQWNGYVNVAWWGIEGLSVQMVTERINNILKLGYHTFFDKISIDISGVLYLQSNQKILSNQSRIKQTKPDTEIFNCEEKVNVSIKGFILEGLKTDYDYNKASNSKSVGVFCYKAKKVNIEKNIFRNFTYAAVSGLRELDHFAFKFNRVENEFTEDWAKIAPGKKDNAGIAVGGKNIVVFQNYFQNSSQGILIAENSEFVTISDNDIDNTILEHGMYLDAGISNLTVLGNRVRNTKGIGIKLQNYDQLDYPDYICHNIVISNNIVENAGTVTDENGTPSGYTAAAGDGIMINNTNNEAPYLLVAKNVVVTGNIVRNAKQHGINIRHIEGGVISNNMINNTEYTGIYISHSKETNVSHNVIKETKENGILIESNNNLLNVSFNILESPGTKNISNEDRISGIKLVESANYEISVKHNKIRGHNDMTWGIFSEGGAGQPTHEIESNVVLNPRYTDYRFIDNTKKLRILRNNYKNIQNSPGEEL; encoded by the coding sequence ATGATTTATACAGAGGATTTTTTCGCTCAGGGAAATACTTATCCCAATGATGACAAGGTACAGCTGGTGGATAGCTATACCTATGAAACCGTAATCTATACTAAAACATCTGTGGGAATACCATCCAGCGGAAATGGAGATGGCGCCATTTACAGGAAAAAAGGGAATGACTTTTATAAAAGACAATGGAATGGTTATGTAAATGTTGCATGGTGGGGAATTGAGGGGCTTTCTGTACAGATGGTAACAGAACGTATCAACAATATATTAAAACTGGGATATCATACCTTTTTTGATAAAATATCTATTGATATTTCCGGTGTACTTTACCTTCAGAGCAACCAAAAGATATTGTCCAATCAATCCAGAATAAAACAGACAAAACCAGATACTGAAATCTTTAACTGTGAAGAAAAAGTGAATGTATCCATCAAAGGTTTTATTTTGGAAGGATTGAAAACGGATTACGATTATAATAAAGCTTCCAATTCCAAATCGGTTGGGGTTTTTTGTTATAAAGCCAAAAAGGTTAATATCGAAAAGAATATATTCAGGAATTTCACTTATGCTGCGGTATCAGGATTGAGAGAACTTGACCACTTTGCATTTAAATTCAACAGAGTGGAAAATGAATTTACTGAAGATTGGGCAAAAATAGCTCCGGGGAAGAAAGATAATGCAGGAATTGCAGTAGGAGGAAAAAATATTGTAGTTTTTCAAAACTATTTCCAAAATTCATCACAGGGTATTCTGATTGCAGAAAATTCTGAATTTGTAACAATTTCAGACAATGATATTGATAATACAATTTTAGAACATGGGATGTATCTGGACGCAGGAATTTCAAATCTTACTGTACTTGGAAACAGGGTGAGAAATACGAAAGGAATAGGGATCAAATTACAAAATTATGACCAGTTGGATTACCCTGATTATATTTGTCATAATATTGTTATATCAAATAATATTGTAGAAAATGCCGGTACTGTAACAGATGAAAATGGAACGCCATCAGGGTATACTGCAGCAGCAGGAGATGGCATCATGATCAATAATACAAATAATGAAGCACCTTATCTGCTTGTTGCAAAAAATGTAGTAGTGACCGGAAATATTGTGAGAAATGCAAAGCAGCATGGAATTAATATCAGGCATATTGAAGGAGGGGTTATATCTAACAATATGATCAATAACACAGAATATACAGGTATTTATATTTCTCATTCCAAAGAAACAAATGTTTCTCACAATGTTATTAAGGAAACCAAAGAAAATGGGATACTTATAGAATCAAATAATAATCTCCTGAATGTGAGCTTCAATATTCTTGAGAGTCCCGGAACTAAAAATATAAGTAATGAAGACAGAATATCAGGAATAAAACTGGTAGAAAGTGCAAACTATGAAATTTCTGTCAAGCATAATAAGATCAGAGGCCATAATGATATGACCTGGGGTATTTTTTCGGAAGGAGGCGCTGGCCAGCCTACTCACGAAATTGAAAGCAATGTGGTCCTGAATCCCCGATATACCGATTATAGGTTTATTGACAATACAAAAAAGCTTAGAATTCTAAGAAATAATTATAAAAATATACAAAATTCCCCTGGGGAAGAACTGTAA
- a CDS encoding SDR family NAD(P)-dependent oxidoreductase, translating to MNVFIAGGTSGIGYSLARHYLAKGAHVGICGRDRTKVRENSFGNLEVFQADVCDIYSIGSVLGAFLSDKKDLDIFINCAGSYAEDVAGRITYEEAEEMLQTNILGTVNCFEAARKAMKHQQKGTIAVIASVSGILDYENSSLYTKTKRSVIQMADAYRRALKPFGISVTTIAPGYIDTEKLRLLNQNDLSKKPFLIDVETATLMISEAIEKQKKLVIFPVKMKWMMKSLSVLPSSLLNMIMYKKARWMKND from the coding sequence ATGAATGTTTTTATTGCAGGTGGCACTTCAGGTATTGGCTATTCTCTGGCCAGGCATTATCTTGCGAAAGGAGCTCATGTAGGCATCTGTGGAAGAGATCGCACGAAAGTTCGGGAAAACAGCTTCGGAAATCTGGAAGTTTTTCAGGCCGATGTCTGTGATATATATTCAATAGGCTCTGTATTGGGGGCTTTTCTTTCGGATAAAAAAGATCTTGATATTTTCATCAACTGTGCAGGAAGCTATGCAGAAGATGTAGCGGGAAGGATTACCTATGAAGAAGCTGAGGAAATGCTGCAAACCAATATTCTGGGAACTGTCAATTGCTTCGAAGCTGCCAGAAAAGCTATGAAACACCAGCAGAAAGGAACCATCGCTGTCATTGCCTCCGTTTCAGGAATATTAGACTATGAAAATTCCAGTCTTTATACCAAAACCAAGCGTTCAGTCATACAGATGGCAGATGCTTACCGGCGGGCACTGAAGCCTTTCGGGATTTCTGTAACGACCATTGCTCCGGGATATATAGATACTGAAAAACTGAGATTGCTCAACCAGAATGATTTAAGCAAAAAACCTTTTCTTATAGATGTGGAAACGGCAACTCTTATGATCTCTGAGGCGATTGAAAAACAAAAAAAACTCGTTATTTTTCCGGTAAAAATGAAGTGGATGATGAAATCTTTATCTGTTCTTCCTTCTTCATTATTAAATATGATCATGTACAAAAAAGCCAGATGGATGAAAAACGACTGA
- a CDS encoding phosphatase PAP2/dual specificity phosphatase family protein, producing MDEKRLTIQQRIYAFLLCTIVFAVVYNGSARYLSNLEEIPSFVFGFERTAPFIPWTIIPYMTSGVFFCLVFFLCRNKEELKVLTQRMLFVTVTAGIGFLLFPLKFSLLKPETGNSIFGYSFRFLKTFDSPFNQAPSLHIAYAFIFWSVFRNLKKGRTLVMIWLILLGISTLTTYQHHSIDLITGSILAHLCFILFPYRKNDFLYRNDQVANVYFLSGWIMILAALLLNEFSGKFWLFLLWPALMSLGVGFQYQKNNIYFLKDRKGNISWAKKAFYAPYLFIYWIFWKFFIKNKIPVEILPGIYISSRPDAEVLKNFGITDIHSVYDLSAEMEEIQALKKQSIYHSVPFLDIGYLEVSTVKKLITDITKSYTQLPENRKILIHCTMGFTRSSVIGILVMKNILSLPLEEAINTMKTINKDMVIHSYLRDFLKKF from the coding sequence ATGGATGAAAAACGACTGACAATTCAACAGAGGATCTACGCATTTCTTCTTTGTACCATTGTGTTTGCAGTGGTTTATAATGGTTCTGCCCGGTACCTTTCCAATCTTGAAGAAATTCCTTCATTTGTCTTTGGCTTTGAAAGAACAGCTCCATTTATTCCGTGGACGATCATACCTTACATGACAAGCGGAGTCTTTTTTTGTCTGGTATTTTTTCTCTGCCGGAATAAAGAAGAGCTTAAAGTTTTAACACAGAGAATGCTTTTCGTAACCGTGACTGCCGGAATCGGATTTCTTTTATTTCCTTTAAAATTTTCCCTGCTCAAGCCTGAAACGGGAAATAGTATTTTTGGATATTCTTTCCGGTTTTTAAAAACATTTGACTCTCCTTTCAACCAGGCACCTTCTCTTCATATTGCTTATGCCTTTATTTTCTGGTCGGTTTTCAGAAATTTAAAAAAAGGGAGAACGCTTGTAATGATCTGGCTCATTCTGTTGGGCATCTCTACTTTGACAACGTATCAGCATCACAGTATTGATCTTATCACCGGAAGTATTCTCGCCCACCTCTGTTTTATCCTATTTCCTTATAGAAAAAATGATTTTCTGTACAGAAACGATCAGGTGGCCAATGTGTATTTCTTATCGGGCTGGATCATGATTCTTGCAGCATTATTGCTGAATGAGTTTTCCGGAAAGTTCTGGCTGTTTTTATTGTGGCCCGCTCTGATGAGTCTTGGGGTTGGGTTTCAATATCAAAAGAACAACATCTATTTTTTAAAGGATAGAAAAGGAAATATTTCATGGGCAAAAAAAGCATTCTATGCGCCTTACCTTTTCATATACTGGATATTCTGGAAGTTCTTCATAAAAAATAAAATTCCTGTGGAAATTCTTCCTGGTATTTATATTTCATCCAGACCTGATGCTGAAGTCCTTAAAAATTTCGGAATAACCGATATACACTCGGTATATGACCTGTCTGCCGAAATGGAAGAAATACAGGCTCTAAAAAAACAGTCCATTTATCACTCTGTTCCTTTTCTTGACATAGGATACCTGGAGGTTTCAACAGTAAAAAAACTGATTACAGATATTACGAAAAGCTATACCCAACTCCCTGAAAACAGAAAAATTCTGATTCATTGCACCATGGGATTTACAAGAAGTTCCGTGATCGGCATCCTGGTGATGAAAAATATTTTATCTTTACCTTTAGAGGAAGCAATAAACACCATGAAAACCATCAATAAGGATATGGTCATCCATTCTTATCTGCGTGATTTTCTGAAAAAATTTTAA
- a CDS encoding bifunctional alpha/beta hydrolase/class I SAM-dependent methyltransferase, with amino-acid sequence MKSGHFKSFDNSEIFYREWNYQPHQKSIIMIHRGHEHSERLNDIAESSRFSKYNIFAFDLRGHGYTKTPTSSVFMDYVRDLEAFSKFLYSQYHVNITDIFVLANSIGGVVASAWAHDFAPRIAGMALLAPAFKINLIVPLANEMITLGTKLKKGLIIKSYVKSTMLTHDPEQQKAYDTDPLISRSIDAELLIDLAKAGKRLVEDAEAIDTPTLILAAEKDHVVFNKEQKTFHDKLDTDLKKYEVLPGFFHGILFDTGKEKVYDKIAEFAEKCFSRTPKPHSLSPDRFSVKEYQDLQNNVGNNLNFKFQKFSLGKIGKLSNGMAIGLKYGFDSGASLDYVYRNQPEGKLGFGKMMDKNYLNAIGWKGIRIRKQHLLQLLEQNIQTLKQQGRKIRILDIAGGTGNYLFDIKEKYPDAEIVINEFVTSNIEIGEKVIREKGYQQIRFTNFDCFDPETYKKLNIEPNITIVSGILELFGDNEMASRAIQGISSISEKNAYLVYTGQPWHPQLQMIAYVLNNHQNKDWIMRRRSQKELDGIMIFNSVQKENMLIDDFGIFTVSSGKINTLN; translated from the coding sequence ATGAAAAGCGGACATTTTAAGAGTTTTGACAACAGTGAGATTTTCTATCGTGAATGGAATTATCAGCCTCATCAGAAAAGCATCATCATGATTCACCGGGGGCATGAGCATTCTGAAAGACTTAATGATATTGCAGAATCTTCCCGGTTTTCAAAATACAATATTTTTGCCTTTGACCTTAGAGGCCACGGTTATACGAAAACTCCCACCTCATCCGTCTTCATGGATTATGTAAGAGATCTCGAAGCTTTTTCAAAATTTCTTTATTCACAATACCATGTGAACATTACAGATATTTTTGTATTGGCCAACAGTATCGGCGGAGTGGTTGCTTCTGCCTGGGCACACGATTTCGCTCCCCGGATTGCCGGAATGGCACTTCTTGCTCCTGCCTTCAAAATCAATCTTATTGTTCCCCTCGCCAATGAAATGATTACTTTGGGAACCAAACTCAAAAAAGGCCTGATTATCAAGAGCTATGTAAAGTCTACAATGCTGACCCATGATCCTGAGCAGCAAAAAGCCTATGATACCGATCCGCTGATCTCAAGATCTATAGACGCTGAACTGCTTATTGACCTTGCAAAAGCCGGTAAACGTCTTGTAGAAGATGCAGAAGCAATAGATACTCCCACACTGATTCTTGCAGCAGAAAAAGATCATGTAGTTTTCAATAAGGAACAAAAAACTTTCCATGATAAACTTGACACGGATCTGAAGAAATACGAAGTGCTTCCCGGTTTCTTCCATGGAATTCTGTTTGACACAGGAAAAGAAAAAGTATATGACAAAATCGCAGAATTTGCAGAGAAATGTTTCAGCAGAACCCCAAAACCGCATTCTCTTTCACCGGATCGTTTTTCTGTAAAAGAATATCAGGATCTTCAGAATAATGTAGGAAATAACCTGAATTTTAAATTTCAGAAATTCTCCCTCGGAAAGATTGGAAAGCTCAGTAACGGTATGGCCATCGGCCTGAAATACGGCTTTGATTCCGGGGCTTCGCTGGATTACGTGTACCGGAACCAGCCTGAAGGGAAACTGGGATTCGGGAAAATGATGGATAAAAATTATCTGAATGCCATAGGCTGGAAGGGGATCCGCATCAGGAAACAGCATCTGCTTCAGCTTTTGGAACAGAACATTCAGACGCTGAAACAACAGGGAAGAAAAATCAGGATACTGGATATTGCCGGCGGAACCGGAAATTACCTGTTTGATATCAAAGAGAAATATCCTGATGCTGAAATTGTCATCAATGAATTTGTAACCTCCAATATTGAGATCGGAGAAAAAGTGATCAGAGAAAAAGGATATCAGCAGATCCGCTTTACCAATTTTGACTGCTTTGATCCTGAAACCTATAAAAAGCTGAATATTGAACCTAACATTACGATCGTATCAGGAATTCTGGAACTGTTCGGAGATAATGAAATGGCCAGCAGAGCCATTCAGGGGATCAGTTCCATTTCAGAAAAGAACGCTTATCTTGTATATACCGGACAGCCCTGGCATCCGCAATTACAGATGATCGCTTATGTCCTGAACAACCATCAGAATAAAGACTGGATCATGAGAAGACGATCCCAGAAGGAGCTGGACGGCATCATGATTTTTAATTCCGTTCAGAAAGAAAATATGCTGATCGATGATTTCGGAATTTTCACAGTTTCTTCGGGAAAAATAAATACACTGAACTGA